A genomic segment from Salmo trutta chromosome 38, fSalTru1.1, whole genome shotgun sequence encodes:
- the ccdc40 gene encoding coiled-coil domain-containing protein 40, with protein MEGGGSEGGGEEERRGTTPQEEGKYNEQPGGADEAAEDSGVTVLPVQEGGSAEQSDREQVEAGAGYPVSQSGNSGTGTAFNPASNSDNGTMPLPPHPSLHLSVRLSDGDGDGLRRAAEEGDEEDELIVLDPEHPLMKRFQTALKNHLHKQLERLNMEMREKMAIERSESDHREELGVELYGIQQELARLQACLEGRHETNAQAAAQRRQAQDQLEGVRSQYRTTASQAGKQRSHVSQLQSEVENLALRLFYMQEVNADLRSDITVMKNASRKAHSEKTQAEEQKHKQDLYVERLTKHMERLTEQIALYEVQTIAQSEETRAAKEALSEAQMEMDSLGMERKQLLQQWNSSLVGMRRRDDAYTAMLEALRTATHQVRSLDTEIEGFKKSVTREGERNELLTVLLNRTQLDSATSRKLISHSHSQQEALQVQYSIYMRTLQETEQTLQRVNTECGVSQVEVSSLRKQTEKEWVQRMELEDRIMSKMQEHLTHDKATKYSRRLTDKMAAHKREKETQLSRLENEMAEVTLESSNVTLRLEGLARALASLETEMSRRNKLLSASEARIAKCVTVIERKQATINVYNKKIEQLIASTGHEDLGPLEIQASTLTKQLEGVGGEIKEQQQLWLRQQGELVRLTQEKQARSAALLTLQTQFTILQQRKVRTESEIQQEQREQAQLERHMKELMADMLKLNSLLSENRHLHQALEQGNVVMETDFLHRLKEAERDSIEMQMKLERIQEEKDRLFNSLVESERQIMLWEKKTQLVRETRSAVDSEVGQGDIRTMRAEIHRMEVRYGQLMKQQERLLREMEGVVARRETIVMRSEAQARTDRKQPTHTDFHGILQGLRRKILDTQKQAEECDGVLRELQQGQASLSCSLRDKQLQLGELHSARTVLTSDFQCLQDTKERNLARLVSLQGRAKQLQAVREGRYSALSTSEALEPALQRQEERLHAVTTILHRVQQEFPQHQGALRRLSLALAARLQTPIGQDTP; from the exons ATGGAGGGTGGAGGaagtgagggaggaggagaagaggagaggaggggaaccaCGCCACAGGAGGAGGGAAAGTACAATGAACAGCCAGGTGGTGCTGACGAGGCAGCAGAGGACTCTGGGGTTACTGTGCTACCTGTGCAGGAG GGTGGATCAGCAGAGCAGTCAGACAGAGAGCAGGTTGAGGCTGGGGCTGGTTACCCAGTGTCACAGTCAGGAAACAGTGGTACAGGCACAGCCTTCAACCCCGCCAGCAACTCAG ATAACGGAACGATGCCCTTGCCGCCTCACCCCTCATTGCACCTCTCAGTCCGCCTCTCTGACGGCGATGGGGACGGGCTACGCAGGGCGGCGGAAGAGGGCGATGAGGAAGATGAGCTAATCGTGCTGGACCCTGAACAC CCGCTGATGAAAAGGTTCCAGACTGCACTGAAGAACCACCTCCATAAGCAACTGGAGAGACTCAACATGGAGATGCGCGAGAAG ATGGCCATAGAGAGGTCTGAGAGCGACCACCGAGAGGAACTGGGCGTGGAACTGTACGGCATACAGCAGGAGCTGGCCAGACTCCAGGCCTGTCTGGAGGGCCGTCACGAGACCAACGCGCAGGCGGCCGCCCAGCGCAGACAGGCCCAGGATCAGCTGGAGGGGGTCCGAAGCCAGTACCGCACCACAGCCAGCCAGGCCGGCAAGCAGAGGTCACACG TGTCCCAGCTGCAGAGTGAGGTAGAGAACCTGGCACTGCGTCTGTTCTACATGCAGGAGGTTAACGCCGACCTGCGCTCTGACATCACGGTCATGAAGAACGCCTCGCGCAAGGCCCACTCTGAGAAGACCCAGGCAGAggagcagaaacacaaacag gacttGTATGTGGAGCGGTTGACCAAACACATGGAGCGTCTGACGGAGCAGATAGCTCTGTATGAAGTCCAGACCATCGCCCAGTCTGAGGAGACCCGGGCAGCCAAGGAGGCCCTCTCTGAG GCCCAGATGGAGATGGACTCTTTGGGGATGGAGAGGAAGCAGCTGCTGCAGCAGTGGAACAGCAGCCTGGTGGGCATGAGGAGACGAGACGACGCCTACACCGCCATGCTGGAGGCTCTACG CACGGCCACCCACCAGGTCCGCTCTTTAGACACCGAGATCGAAGGCTTCAAGAAGTCCGTCACGCGGGAGGGGGAGCGCAATGAGCTGCTGACAGTACTACTGAACCGGACCCAGCTGGACAGCGCCACCTCCAGGAAGCTGATCtcccacagccacagccagcagGAGGCGCTGCAGGTCCAGTACAGCATCTACATGAGGACCCTGCAGGAGACCGAGCAGACACTGCAACGCGTCAACACA gaGTGTGGGGTGAGCCAGGTGGAGGTGTCCTCCCTGAGGAAGCAGACGGAGAAGGAGTGGGTGCAGCGCATGGAGCTGGAGGACCGCATCATGTCCAAGATGCAGGAGCATCTCACCCACGACAAGGCCACCAAGTACTCCCGACGCCTCACCGACAAGATGGCCGCCCACAAGAGGGAGAAG GAGACCCAGCTGTCCCGGCTAGAGAACGAAATGGCGGAGGTGACGCTGGAGAGCAGTAACGTCACCCTGCGTCTGGAGGGTCTGGCCCGCGCCCTGGCCTCGCTGGAGACGGAGATGAGCCGCCGCAACAAACTGCTCAGCGCCAGCGAGGCCAGGATCGCCAAGTGCGTCACCGTCATCGAGCGCAAGCAGGCCACCATCAACGTTTACAACAAGAAGATTGAGCAGCTCATCGCCAGCACTGGG CACGAGGACCTGGGCCCGCTGGAGATCCAGGCCAGTACTCTGACCAAGCAGCTggagggggtgggaggagagatcaaggagcagcagcagctctgGCTGCGGCAGCAGGGGGAACTAGTGAGACTGACCCAGGAGAAACAGGCCCGGAGCGCCGCCCTGCTCACACTGCAGACCCAATTCACCATCCTACAGCAGAGGAAAGTCCGCACCGAGA GTGAGATACAACAGGAGCAGCGTGAGCAGGCCCAGCTGGAGAGACACATGAAGGAGCTGATGGCGGACATGTTGAAGCTCAACTCCCTGCTGAGTGAGAACAGGCATCTCCACCAGGCCCTGGAGCAGGGCAACGTCGTCATGGAGACTGACTTCCTGCACAGACTCAAG gaggcagagagagactccATTGAGATGCAGATGAAGCTAGAGAGGATCCAGGAGGAGAAGGAcaggctgttcaacagtctggtggagTCAGA GCGTCAGATCATGCTGTGGGAGAAGAAGACCCAGCTGGTGAGAGAGACCAGGTCGGCTGTGGACTCTGAGGTGGGCCAGGGAGACATCCGCACCATGAGGGCTGAGATCCACCGGATGGAG GTGCGATACGGTCAGCTGATGAAGCAGCAGGAGCGCCTactgagggagatggagggagtggtGGCTCGCAGGGAGACTATTGTGATGCGCAGTGAGGCCCAGGCACGCACCGACCGCAAGCAGCCCACTCACACCGACTTCCACGGCATCCTGCAGGGCCTGCGTCGGAAGATACTGGACACACAGAAg CAAGCTGAGGAGTGTGACGGGGTCCTCAGGGAGCTGCAGCAGGGCCAGGCCAGTCTGAGCTGCAGTCTGCGGGACAAACAGCTGCAGCTGGGAGAGCTCCACAGTGCCAGAACTGTCCTCACCTCAGACTTCCAATGTCTGCAGGACACTAAGGAGAGG aaccTGGCCCGTCTGGTCTCCCTCCAGGGCCGGGCCAAGCAGCTCCAAGCGGTGCGTGAGGGTCGCTACAGTGCCCTGTCCACCAGCGAAGCCTTGGAGCCTGCGTTGCAGCGGCAGGAGGAGCGTCTGCACGCTGTGACCACCATCCTGCACCGCGTCCAGCAGGAGTTCCCCCAGCACCAGGGGGCGCTACGACGCCTCTCCCTAGCCCTGGCCGCGCGCCTGCAGACCCCGATTGGTCAGGACACCCCCTGA